One genomic segment of Thermovibrio guaymasensis includes these proteins:
- a CDS encoding DUF507 family protein — protein MAKKNRFLKLLSDRIVDNLLERELVIADNPESFKEKVYEILYSDYKTEKELEEEAERIIQENSEEVFYRGVSLHKARKLIKEKLAKERGIPVIGSVFSREKANYLAGKILKLILTDEELDYTQERGVIRNAIVGSFEEVAQLRKEIDQRVREKIASHSRPIYEGTPEWYALYRRYYNEELIERGLVEPETEV, from the coding sequence ATGGCCAAGAAAAACCGTTTTTTAAAGCTCCTTTCAGACAGGATTGTTGATAACCTCCTAGAGAGAGAACTTGTAATAGCCGATAACCCTGAAAGTTTCAAAGAGAAGGTTTACGAGATACTCTATAGCGACTATAAGACTGAGAAGGAGCTTGAGGAAGAGGCTGAGAGGATAATTCAGGAGAACAGCGAAGAAGTCTTTTACAGGGGAGTTTCTCTCCACAAGGCGAGGAAGTTGATTAAGGAGAAGCTTGCAAAGGAGAGAGGAATTCCCGTAATTGGTAGCGTTTTCAGTAGGGAAAAGGCAAACTACTTGGCGGGTAAGATACTAAAGCTGATTTTAACCGATGAGGAGCTTGACTATACGCAGGAAAGGGGAGTTATCAGGAACGCTATAGTGGGAAGCTTTGAGGAGGTTGCACAGCTCAGGAAGGAGATTGACCAGAGGGTGAGGGAGAAAATTGCATCCCACTCAAGGCCCATTTATGAGGGAACTCCTGAGTGGTACGCCCTCTACAGGCGCTACTACAACGAAGAGCTAATTGAGAGGGGCTTGGTTGAGCCCGAAACTGAAGTGTAG
- a CDS encoding ArnT family glycosyltransferase encodes MLRITDFSLKRLSILVLIISSTIFLSRLYEPSLSDDSVKYALIGKTMLKEGNFLFPHLGEEPYYKKPPLFFWLIAASFKVFGFNNSALFGVLSPFFLFYFDNWSKKAKFLISNECGGKALLKFGNYCVKESYAGSSGNYSQRLERRN; translated from the coding sequence ATGCTCAGAATTACGGATTTTAGTTTAAAGAGGCTCAGCATACTTGTTCTCATAATATCCTCCACAATTTTCCTATCAAGGCTCTACGAACCATCGCTAAGCGATGATTCGGTAAAGTATGCTCTAATTGGAAAGACAATGCTAAAAGAGGGGAACTTCCTCTTTCCCCATTTGGGAGAAGAACCTTACTACAAGAAACCTCCCCTCTTTTTCTGGTTAATTGCCGCATCCTTTAAGGTTTTCGGATTTAACAACTCTGCCCTCTTTGGGGTACTAAGTCCTTTCTTCCTCTTCTACTTTGATAACTGGAGTAAAAAAGCTAAATTTCTAATCTCAAACGAATGTGGTGGAAAAGCCCTTCTGAAATTCGGCAATTACTGTGTGAAGGAGAGTTATGCGGGTTCTTCAGGCAACTACAGCCAGAGGTTGGAGCGGAGGAACTGA
- a CDS encoding glycosyltransferase family 9 protein, with the protein MKVLIIQLKQLGDILLSSPLAKAVKENLKAQVHFLTSPLGREILKGSPYIDEIVVLERGIFPELRCLLKVRSERYDAVVDSQRTGRSKRITLLSGAPLRVAFKKGGENFYYNALVEWKNRGYTVWERMELLKPFGIESPPKLLPEFYLSEDELDRGRELLKGMGLTEGNFFVVSPTARLEKKSWGAEKFGELAEKVSSYTGLTPLFVYAPGEENLARVSFESCGKGVLLPSPLSIREFASLVFFSSFLIGNDSFSSHLSLSLRKKTFVIHGPTEGWFPNVSLVVKVKKGLDCQPCGSWKRCDKNIACYRELSAEEAFEKLKGEL; encoded by the coding sequence TTGAAGGTTTTAATAATTCAGCTTAAACAGTTGGGAGATATCCTGCTCTCTTCGCCCCTTGCAAAGGCGGTTAAGGAAAACCTTAAAGCTCAGGTTCATTTCCTTACTTCCCCTCTGGGTAGGGAAATACTGAAGGGTTCTCCCTATATTGACGAAATTGTTGTACTTGAAAGGGGAATTTTCCCCGAGTTAAGGTGCCTCCTTAAAGTTAGGAGTGAAAGGTACGATGCTGTTGTAGACTCTCAGAGGACCGGTCGTTCAAAGAGGATTACCCTCCTTTCAGGAGCTCCCCTTAGAGTGGCTTTTAAAAAGGGAGGAGAGAACTTCTACTATAACGCCTTGGTTGAGTGGAAGAACAGAGGCTATACGGTTTGGGAGAGGATGGAGCTCCTAAAACCCTTTGGGATAGAAAGTCCTCCTAAACTCCTTCCCGAGTTCTACTTGTCTGAGGATGAACTGGATAGGGGGAGGGAGCTCTTAAAAGGAATGGGGCTAACTGAAGGGAATTTCTTCGTAGTTTCTCCAACTGCCCGCTTAGAGAAGAAGAGCTGGGGAGCGGAGAAGTTTGGAGAGCTTGCAGAGAAGGTTTCCTCCTATACCGGTTTAACACCCCTTTTCGTTTACGCTCCAGGTGAAGAGAATCTTGCCAGAGTTTCATTTGAATCCTGCGGGAAGGGCGTTTTGCTCCCGTCTCCCCTCTCAATTAGGGAGTTTGCCTCTCTCGTTTTCTTTTCCTCATTCTTAATAGGGAATGACTCCTTCTCCTCCCACCTATCCCTGTCCTTGAGGAAGAAGACTTTCGTTATTCACGGACCGACCGAAGGGTGGTTCCCCAACGTTTCGCTGGTTGTAAAGGTGAAGAAAGGACTGGACTGTCAGCCTTGCGGTAGCTGGAAAAGGTGCGATAAAAATATTGCCTGCTACAGGGAACTCTCGGCGGAGGAAGCCTTTGAGAAGTTAAAGGGAGAACTGTAG
- a CDS encoding FtsB family cell division protein, producing the protein MSPKLKCSLKWLVLFWALFGPWAFYSYFFGNNSLSTLGELKNTRFKLERERDYWRNRNEFLREKIEALKENSDYLYNKLGKELFVRGKEGEEVILFVR; encoded by the coding sequence TTGAGCCCGAAACTGAAGTGTAGTTTAAAGTGGCTAGTTCTTTTCTGGGCTCTCTTTGGGCCCTGGGCTTTCTACAGCTACTTCTTTGGGAACAATTCCCTATCTACTTTAGGTGAGCTTAAAAATACCCGTTTTAAGCTTGAAAGGGAGAGGGATTACTGGAGGAACAGGAACGAGTTCTTAAGGGAAAAGATAGAAGCTCTTAAAGAGAACTCCGATTACCTCTACAACAAGCTAGGTAAGGAGCTCTTTGTAAGGGGAAAGGAGGGTGAAGAGGTTATCCTCTTCGTTAGATAG
- a CDS encoding glycosyltransferase family 4 protein gives MRVLQATTARGWSGGTEQCLLLAKYMNKLGVETHILTLKETELERRAKTLGIEVVNFPNTRKFSLSEAKKLAKVLESYDVVNTHISKAHWWVWSSSFFTKKRPILVYSRRVPFKISLASRLTKYNLRTDGIVAVSPQIHDYLKKTPFLGKKVRYIPSGVELERFNPQKVKSEIRKELGIEEGALLILNVANYSEVKGHHVLLPAFKDFLRRNPKLKAYLLLAGRDTDSEEAKLEIEKLGLKGKVIPLGFRKDVPQLLKGADLFVFPSLKEGIAGSLLQAMAMEKTVVTSLVGGIKSYLKDGLNGIGVEPGSIESLVEGMERGVKEIGNEKMKEEARRTAAQFDIKRVAEKTLEFYKELLNEKRLSRV, from the coding sequence ATGCGGGTTCTTCAGGCAACTACAGCCAGAGGTTGGAGCGGAGGAACTGAACAGTGCCTCCTGCTTGCAAAGTACATGAATAAACTCGGAGTTGAAACTCACATACTTACACTAAAGGAAACAGAGCTTGAAAGGAGAGCAAAAACCCTTGGAATAGAGGTTGTTAACTTCCCAAACACAAGGAAATTCAGCCTCTCTGAAGCTAAAAAACTTGCAAAAGTTCTGGAAAGCTACGACGTAGTGAACACCCACATCTCTAAAGCCCACTGGTGGGTCTGGAGCTCCTCCTTCTTCACTAAGAAAAGGCCCATCCTCGTTTACAGTAGGAGAGTTCCTTTCAAAATCTCCCTAGCATCAAGGTTAACAAAGTACAACCTAAGGACAGACGGAATAGTTGCAGTCTCTCCCCAAATACACGACTACTTAAAGAAAACACCCTTCCTCGGTAAAAAAGTAAGGTACATCCCCTCTGGAGTTGAGCTTGAAAGGTTTAACCCTCAGAAAGTTAAGTCTGAAATTAGGAAAGAGTTGGGAATTGAGGAGGGAGCTCTCCTCATTCTGAACGTGGCAAACTACTCTGAAGTTAAGGGCCACCACGTTTTACTTCCGGCCTTTAAGGACTTCCTAAGGAGAAACCCTAAACTTAAGGCTTACCTCCTACTTGCAGGAAGGGATACAGACTCAGAAGAAGCAAAATTAGAGATAGAGAAACTCGGATTAAAAGGAAAGGTAATCCCCTTAGGATTCAGAAAAGACGTTCCTCAGCTCCTTAAGGGAGCCGACCTCTTCGTATTCCCTTCACTAAAGGAAGGAATAGCAGGCTCTCTACTTCAAGCAATGGCAATGGAGAAAACCGTTGTAACCTCATTAGTCGGCGGAATAAAGAGTTACTTAAAAGACGGCTTAAACGGTATAGGAGTAGAACCTGGGAGTATTGAGAGTTTAGTAGAGGGAATGGAAAGGGGAGTAAAGGAAATTGGAAACGAAAAAATGAAGGAGGAGGCCAGAAGGACGGCCGCCCAATTTGATATAAAGAGAGTTGCAGAAAAGACCCTTGAGTTTTACAAGGAGCTCCTAAATGAGAAGAGACTTTCCAGAGTTTAA
- a CDS encoding nucleotide sugar dehydrogenase has translation MRRDFPEFKDFKEGKEKIGVVGLGYVGLPLAVALSKAFKVVGFDIDEGRVRELKEGYDRTGEVEGERIKSSGIEFTSSPESLKECRLIVVTVPTPIDKHKIPDLRPLKSATRTVGRNMSKGTVVVYESTVYPGVTEEICVPILEEESGLKYLEDFKVGYSPERVNPGDKNHTVEKIVKVVSGCDSETTGLLARIYGEVIEAGIHRAPNIKTAEAAKVIENTQRDLNIALINELALIFHRLGIDTRDVLEAASTKWNFLKFEPGLVGGHCIGVDPYYLTFKAQEIGYHPEVILAGRRINDYMGKFVAESTVKLMIKEGKQILNSKVLIMGITFKENIKDIRNSRVIDIYRELESFGVKPYIYDPHADHEEVKREYGIEMIKNPEEMAPYDAVVVAVKHREFLNLKPDFFKGISVSKPIVVDVKGIYDRNAFKDVVLWRL, from the coding sequence ATGAGAAGAGACTTTCCAGAGTTTAAGGACTTTAAAGAGGGAAAGGAGAAAATAGGAGTAGTAGGACTTGGTTACGTAGGCTTACCCCTTGCCGTAGCGCTTTCAAAGGCGTTTAAAGTAGTCGGCTTTGACATAGACGAAGGGAGAGTTCGGGAGTTAAAAGAGGGTTACGATAGAACTGGAGAAGTTGAAGGTGAAAGGATAAAGAGTTCAGGCATAGAGTTTACATCCTCTCCTGAAAGTTTAAAAGAGTGCAGACTAATAGTAGTTACAGTCCCAACGCCGATAGACAAGCACAAGATCCCAGACCTAAGGCCCCTAAAGTCAGCTACAAGGACGGTTGGAAGGAATATGTCAAAGGGAACGGTTGTCGTTTACGAATCAACTGTTTACCCGGGAGTAACTGAAGAGATCTGCGTCCCCATCCTTGAGGAGGAATCGGGCCTTAAGTACTTAGAAGACTTTAAAGTAGGCTACTCCCCAGAGAGGGTTAACCCGGGAGACAAGAACCACACCGTGGAAAAGATAGTAAAGGTCGTTTCAGGATGTGACAGTGAGACTACGGGGCTCCTTGCCAGAATCTACGGTGAGGTAATAGAGGCCGGAATCCACAGAGCTCCAAACATAAAGACTGCTGAAGCTGCAAAGGTCATAGAGAACACTCAGAGGGACTTAAACATAGCCCTAATAAACGAACTTGCACTAATCTTCCACAGACTGGGAATAGATACCAGGGATGTTTTAGAAGCAGCCTCAACAAAGTGGAACTTCCTAAAGTTTGAGCCCGGACTTGTAGGAGGCCACTGTATAGGAGTTGACCCTTACTACTTAACCTTTAAAGCCCAGGAAATCGGATACCACCCTGAAGTAATCTTAGCTGGAAGGAGAATCAACGACTACATGGGCAAGTTTGTAGCCGAAAGCACAGTTAAGCTGATGATTAAGGAGGGAAAACAGATTCTAAACTCTAAGGTATTGATAATGGGAATAACCTTTAAAGAAAACATAAAGGACATTAGGAACAGCAGAGTAATAGATATATACAGGGAACTTGAGTCCTTTGGAGTAAAGCCCTACATCTACGACCCCCACGCCGACCACGAAGAGGTAAAGAGGGAGTACGGAATAGAGATGATTAAAAACCCAGAGGAGATGGCTCCCTACGATGCAGTCGTTGTAGCAGTTAAACACAGAGAGTTCCTCAACCTTAAGCCGGACTTCTTTAAAGGGATTTCCGTATCTAAACCGATAGTCGTTGACGTTAAGGGAATCTACGATAGGAATGCCTTTAAAGACGTTGTTCTATGGCGCCTTTAA
- a CDS encoding tetratricopeptide repeat protein: MRKALLTGLLALTLSFQSFGADLSLGVKLYSDGLYSLAAKTFRENIDSLSRDKFKKYYRYAYLSFLKSSDYSSLERLVKLWKEKYPDFKRGELLALETIIALRKGVPIEEAFPKEISSLPIEEKVAFFKVLAGVDLKPEETLFILNVASKDTELKGAVKDSGFLKSALERAIRENDYSLIDFIFDNYGRWFKGKDEGLQFVRYLERKKRFADALVEARKLYKKYPGKETRFELARAYYLNGKYGEVLNLVKSPSTEKEKYLLAWTYFKLGKPEKIAPLVGLNVNRPSLPQKLKVLLDFYSCNFDLSLLKKYYPELYVKALIFSFSDSLPEGEVGLPHDLAYIYGEKGLFEKSKEELEKAVQNPFDKNLTGRSLFLLGEVGTLNLQVGTVVYNQLMSGYQGTPYYTESLVPAAKVYLYSGSPEVALKLLSYAYSQVGVRSDEVRELLGRTYLIKGNFKKASLYLSKVRSQEGRSLLAYSLYQSGDRKGSFKVLREMFKGTPLFPEVNGGRLVFLSNELGRERELRKVKGLPLLPSVMAVVVSKDYRRAEELFKRANQREKVALALFLAERYQEKEPLKALNYLTEVVNSSSDEEIASYAKTLLNYLAFKTKNYAPVLLNDPYFIAYNPENDVTSVSTLISKADDYLSSGEVGKAYGLLKLALERTSSESFRKEIVRKLVEIDLKQRNFSRALQDVSLLPDSDLKNYLLFKIYLGMGRLVDAYQHAKEVKSVSELPKEERVPFLAKLARYYKLTGNKEEALKLVSQLLKEGDLSKVDYDDLISLSLLAQEKGSTDVAKRLIDEAFKRAETKEQRAESLFWKASIEAQEGKVDDAIIDYMKIAYDFKGVEPWSSTALYRAAQLFEEKGDYRQAFKLYRKVSKLKRGTKEGEIAAEKVKSLLKKIKEE, encoded by the coding sequence ATGAGGAAAGCCTTACTTACGGGGCTATTGGCCCTTACACTCTCTTTCCAGTCCTTCGGAGCAGACCTTAGTTTGGGAGTTAAGCTCTACTCCGACGGGCTTTACTCTTTAGCTGCAAAGACCTTTAGGGAGAACATAGACTCTCTAAGCAGAGATAAATTTAAAAAGTACTACAGATACGCCTACCTATCTTTCTTAAAGAGCTCCGATTACTCTTCCCTTGAAAGGCTCGTTAAACTCTGGAAAGAGAAGTACCCAGATTTTAAGAGGGGGGAGCTCCTTGCCCTTGAAACCATAATTGCCCTTAGAAAGGGAGTTCCGATAGAGGAAGCCTTCCCCAAGGAAATCTCCTCTTTACCGATTGAAGAGAAAGTAGCCTTCTTTAAGGTTTTAGCTGGTGTTGACCTTAAGCCCGAAGAGACCCTCTTTATCTTAAACGTTGCCTCAAAGGATACAGAGTTAAAGGGAGCGGTAAAAGACAGCGGCTTTTTAAAGAGTGCCCTTGAAAGGGCAATAAGGGAGAACGATTACTCCCTCATAGATTTCATATTTGATAACTACGGAAGGTGGTTTAAGGGTAAAGATGAAGGCCTTCAGTTTGTAAGGTACCTTGAGAGGAAGAAGAGGTTTGCAGATGCCCTAGTTGAAGCTAGAAAACTCTACAAGAAGTATCCGGGCAAGGAGACCAGGTTTGAGCTTGCAAGGGCTTACTACCTAAACGGTAAGTACGGTGAAGTTTTAAATCTGGTAAAAAGTCCTTCAACAGAGAAGGAGAAGTACTTACTTGCTTGGACCTACTTTAAACTGGGAAAACCTGAAAAGATTGCTCCACTTGTAGGTTTGAACGTTAACAGGCCTTCCCTTCCCCAGAAGTTGAAAGTACTTCTTGATTTCTACTCCTGCAATTTTGACCTTTCCCTCCTTAAGAAGTACTACCCTGAGCTCTACGTTAAAGCCCTCATCTTCTCATTCTCAGATTCCCTTCCAGAGGGAGAGGTCGGTCTCCCCCACGACTTAGCCTACATTTACGGGGAGAAGGGGCTCTTTGAGAAATCAAAGGAGGAGCTAGAAAAGGCCGTTCAAAACCCCTTTGATAAGAACCTTACGGGAAGGTCCCTCTTTCTACTTGGAGAGGTAGGTACTCTGAACCTTCAGGTTGGAACGGTCGTTTACAATCAGTTAATGTCAGGTTATCAGGGAACGCCCTACTACACCGAATCTTTAGTTCCTGCAGCTAAGGTTTACCTCTACTCTGGAAGTCCAGAAGTTGCCCTTAAGCTCCTTTCCTACGCTTACTCACAGGTCGGAGTGAGGAGCGATGAGGTTAGAGAGCTTCTAGGGAGGACCTACCTTATAAAGGGAAACTTCAAAAAAGCCTCCCTTTACCTCTCTAAAGTGAGAAGTCAAGAGGGGAGATCCCTCCTAGCTTACTCCCTCTACCAGTCTGGAGATAGAAAGGGGAGTTTTAAGGTTTTAAGGGAAATGTTCAAGGGGACTCCTCTCTTTCCGGAAGTTAACGGAGGAAGGCTTGTCTTCCTCTCTAACGAATTGGGGAGGGAAAGGGAGCTGAGGAAAGTTAAGGGGCTACCGCTCCTCCCTTCTGTAATGGCTGTAGTTGTAAGTAAAGACTATAGAAGGGCTGAGGAGCTCTTTAAAAGGGCTAACCAGAGGGAGAAAGTTGCGTTAGCCCTGTTCCTAGCCGAAAGATACCAAGAGAAGGAACCTTTAAAGGCCTTAAACTACTTGACCGAGGTTGTCAACTCCTCCTCAGATGAGGAGATTGCAAGTTACGCTAAAACCTTGCTCAACTACCTAGCCTTTAAGACGAAAAACTACGCTCCTGTTCTCCTTAACGACCCTTACTTTATAGCCTATAACCCTGAAAACGATGTAACGTCGGTTTCAACCCTCATATCAAAGGCTGATGATTACCTCTCTTCAGGAGAGGTTGGAAAGGCCTATGGCCTGCTGAAGTTGGCCCTTGAAAGGACCTCTTCCGAATCCTTTAGGAAGGAAATTGTAAGGAAGCTTGTTGAAATTGACTTAAAACAGAGGAACTTTAGCAGAGCTCTCCAGGACGTCTCCCTCCTTCCAGATTCAGACCTTAAGAACTACCTCCTCTTTAAAATCTACCTTGGAATGGGAAGGCTGGTTGATGCCTACCAGCACGCAAAGGAGGTTAAGTCTGTTAGTGAACTTCCAAAGGAGGAGAGAGTTCCATTCCTTGCAAAGCTTGCAAGGTACTACAAGCTTACTGGAAATAAGGAGGAGGCTTTAAAGCTTGTAAGTCAGCTGTTAAAGGAAGGAGACCTCAGTAAGGTTGATTATGACGACCTAATTAGCTTATCCCTCCTTGCTCAGGAAAAGGGAAGTACGGACGTTGCGAAAAGGTTAATTGATGAGGCCTTTAAGAGGGCTGAAACAAAGGAACAAAGAGCTGAAAGCCTCTTTTGGAAGGCCTCTATTGAGGCTCAGGAGGGGAAGGTTGATGATGCAATAATTGACTACATGAAGATAGCTTACGACTTTAAAGGGGTTGAACCTTGGTCTTCAACAGCCCTTTATAGGGCAGCACAGCTCTTTGAGGAAAAGGGGGACTACAGGCAGGCCTTTAAACTTTACAGGAAAGTTTCCAAGCTGAAGAGGGGAACTAAGGAAGGAGAAATTGCCGCTGAAAAGGTAAAATCTCTCCTGAAAAAGATTAAGGAGGAGTAA